A single genomic interval of Saccharomyces eubayanus strain FM1318 chromosome IV, whole genome shotgun sequence harbors:
- the PTC1 gene encoding type 2C protein phosphatase PTC1, with translation MSNDSETLEGAETPYDISYRVGVAENKNSKFRRTMEDVHTYVKNFASRLDWGYFAVFDGHAGIQASKWCGKHLHTIIEQNILADEARDVRDVLNDSFLTIDKEINTKLLGNSGCTAAVCVIRWELPDAASKDSMDLTQHQRKLYTANVGDSRIVLFRNGNSIRLTYDHKASDSLEMQRVEQAGGLIMKSRVNGMLAVTRSLGDKFFDTLVVGSPFTTSVEITSEDKFLILACDGLWDVIDDQDACELIKDINEPNEAAKVLVRYALENGTTDNVTVMVVFL, from the coding sequence ATGAGCAACGATTCTGAAACTTTAGAAGGAGCTGAAACACCCTATGACATAAGTTATAGAGTTGGTGTAGcggaaaataaaaactctAAGTTCCGTAGAACGATGGAAGATGTTCATACATACGTTAAAAACTTCGCATCAAGATTAGATTGGGGCTATTTTGCGGTATTCGACGGGCACGCAGGTATTCAAGCCTCGAAATGGTGTGGTAAGCATCTTCATACAATTATAGAACAAAACATTTTAGCCGATGAAGCACGAGATGTTAGGGATGTATTGAATGATTCATTCCTTAccattgataaagaaatcaatACTAAGCTTTTAGGAAATAGTGGCTGTACTGCTGCAGTTTGTGTAATACGTTGGGAGTTGCCCGATGCAGCTTCCAAAGATTCAATGGATTTAACTCAGCATCAAAGAAAGTTATATACGGCAAATGTTGGCGACTCTCGAATAGTACTATTTAGAAATGGGAACAGCATAAGATTGACGTATGATCACAAGGCATCTGACTCCTTGGAAATGCAAAGAGTTGAACAGGCAGGCGGACTAATAATGAAAAGTCGTGTAAATGGTATGCTAGCGGTAACGAGATCACTAGGCGATAAATTTTTCGATACTTTGGTAGTAGGAAGCCCATTTACAACCAGCGTGGAAATAACTTCTGAGgataaatttttgattttagcATGCGATGGATTATGGGATGTTATTGATGATCAAGATGCATGTGAACTAATTAAGGACATTAATGAGCCTAACGAAGCTGCGAAAGTTTTGGTTAGATATGCTTTGGAGAATGGCACAACAGATAATGTGACAGTAATGGTTGTCTTCCTTTAA
- the MCD1 gene encoding kleisin alpha, with the protein MATENPQRLTVLKLATNKGPLAQIWLASNMSNISRGSAIQTHIAESAKEIAKASGYGDETENVEHITLRTSGELLQGIVRVYSKQATFLLTDIKDTLTKISTLFKTNQGVHVTVSRLNTVTRVDQLILEDAVTEREVLVTPGLEFLDDTTIPVGLMAQENSMERKVQGAAPWDTSLEVGRRFNPDEDLEHNHMSSMDLDFDIEEGPMTSKSWEEGTRQSSHNFGAHENFIQDDDFPLGDAANVDWDLGITENNGQSDNSDDHSVEQGRRVDGSMMSEEPTDFNFNLEIEKDAPMDDMDLSTDSLLEPQQSKQIRRRRNSQLLNTKNIQLDEETENSESPTSSNNYNQQGSSNSLTAQRVNITTKRLWSELAENMAYLPDSIFKNFLSYNSLKKRKVQNIIEGSIEEPELNMSLDLNEDVISNAAVSDGSFNDLNEDVAGFEPIDADLSEAPFLEEDLASTNTGSVETTTQTEKVRLVSGEVASKATVQMAEILRREITAEKEVMFTNVLRHQLNTSSENITRREASKGFFDILSLATEGCVDLNQKETFGNIMIDAKPALFERFITA; encoded by the coding sequence ATGGCTACAGAAAACCCCCAACGTCTCACAGTTTTGAAACTGGCCACCAATAAAGGTCCATTAGCTCAAATATGGCTTGCCTCAAATATGTCAAATATATCGAGAGGTTCCGCCATTCAAACTCATATTGCTGAATcagcaaaagaaattgcaaAGGCCTCCGGTTATGGTgatgaaacagaaaacGTAGAACACATCACTCTACGAACCTCAGGTGAATTATTACAAGGTATCGTTCGCGTGTATTCTAAGCAAGCCACTTTCTTACTTACAGATATTAAGGATACATTAACAAAGATCAGCACCTTATTTAAAACAAATCAGGGAGTGCATGTTACAGTGAGCAGGCTAAATACTGTCACGAGGGTTGACCAATTGATTTTAGAAGATGCGGTGACAGAAAGAGAAGTTTTAGTTACTCCTGGGTTGGAATTCTTAGATGACACTACAATACCTGTAGGATTAATGGCGCAAGAAAATTcaatggaaagaaaagtacAAGGTGCTGCCCCTTGGGATACATCACTGGAGGTTGGGAGAAGATTCAACCCAGACGAAGACCTTGAGCATAATCACATGTCTAGTATGGACCTTGATTTCGATATCGAAGAAGGCCCAATGACTTCAAAATCATGGGAAGAAGGAACAAGACAGAGTTCACATAATTTTGGTGCACATGAAAATTTTATACAAGATGACGATTTTCCTCTTGGTGATGCTGCAAACGTCGATTGGGATCTGGGGATTACTGAAAACAATGGTCAAAGCGATAATAGTGACGATCATTCCGTTGAGCAAGGTAGAAGGGTCGATGGGTCGATGATGTCTGAAGAACCTACAGACTTTAATTTTAACTTAGAAATYGAAAAGGATGCACCCATGGATGACATGGATTTATCGACAGATTCCCTATTAGAACCACAGCAGTCCAAAcaaattagaagaagaagaaattccCAGTTattaaatacaaaaaatattcagctcgatgaagaaacagaaaattcGGAAAGTCCGACTTCTTCCAACAATTACAACCAACAAGGATCAAGTAATTCACTCACAGCTCAACGTGTCAATATAACAACTAAAAGACTATGGAGTGAACTCGCCGAAAACATGGCTTACTTACCGGATTCAATCTTTAAGAACTTTTTATCATACAATTctctaaagaaaagaaaagtacaaaatataatagaAGGGTCAATTGAAGAACCTGAGCTAAACATGTCATTGGACCTCAATGAAGATGTAATCAGCAACGCGGCCGTAAGCGATGGTAGTttcaatgatttgaatgAGGATGTTGCTGGCTTTGAGCCGATTGACGCTGATTTAAGTGAAGCTCCTTTCctagaagaagatcttGCCAGTACAAATACGGGAAGCGTAGAAACCACTACACAAACGGAAAAAGTCCGCCTAGTGTCTGGTGAAGTGGCTTCTAAAGCTACCGTTCAAATGGCGGAGATTTtaagaagagaaataaCTGCAGAGAAAGAAGTGATGTTTACAAATGTTTTGAGACACCAGCTAAATACTTCTTCAGAAAATATTACTAGAAGAGAAGCCAGTAAAGGATTTTTCGATATTTTATCCCTTGCTACAGAGGGATGCGTTGATTTgaaccaaaaagaaacgtttGGCAATATCATGATAGACGCCAAACCAGCTCTATTTGAAAGATTCATTACTGCTTAA
- the RMD1 gene encoding Rmd1p, whose translation MVDSNNYQPERQALLDNDQHLSNNSKLSSNPKKYVPTPQDTRKSRASYTGSAMINPISKQSRTGAGAQRTSRTAQKLKLLPEEPFQRDDEGLTDLKNQEVYSQVNRIKDKPARRDAEKLGKAHRHLLPRSTAYCTSSSYNMKELIRWLKDSRKIHHTHPKLFDECLYTPFIYNDWRGDKRFEHEDVIRLDDEGGEIIVSDKHPDLFIFEYGVVVMWGFTEREEKAFLNDIEKFEKEKLAEEDIQVEEFNYYVTKSYQPRIYNDFITLRDGSNYMVKLSISHAIAQSVKISLFEELVDNTIEDTQDIPQEIAYSGKVSMSKEDIMKSIGELFILRININLHGSVLDSPEIMWSEPQLEPIYQATRGYLEINQRVSLLNQRLEVISDLLQMLKEQLGHSHEEYLEFIVILLVGVEVLISVINIVVDMFASQR comes from the coding sequence ATGGTAGACAGCAATAATTACCAACCGGAGCGTCAGGCATTACTTGATAATGACCAGCACCTCTCGAATAATAGCAAATTATCTTCGAATCCCAAAAAGTACGTACCCACTCCGCAAGATACAAGAAAGTCTAGGGCTTCATATACAGGAAGTGCCATGATTAATCCCATAAGTAAACAGAGCCGTACAGGTGCAGGTGCCCAAAGAACATCACGTACAGCGCAAAAACTAAAACTTCTGCCAGAAGAGCCATTCCAAAGAGACGACGAAGGACTTACAGACCTAAAGAATCAGGAAGTGTATTCCCAGGTAAATAGAATAAAAGATAAGCCCGCGAGAAGAGATGCTGAAAAGCTAGGAAAGGCTCACAGGCATTTGCTCCCAAGGTCTACTGCATATTGTACTTCTAGCAGTTACAACATGAAAGAACTGATAAGATGGTTAAAGGATTCTCGAAAGATACATCACACCCATCCAAAATTATTCGATGAATGTTTGTACACCCCGTTTATATACAACGACTGGAGAGGTGACAAAAGATTTGAACATGAAGACGTTATTCGGTTAGACGATGAAGGTGGTGAAATTATTGTTAGTGATAAGCACCCAGatttgttcatttttgaatatgGGGTTGTCGTTATGTGGGGATTCACggaaagagaagagaaggCGTTTTTAAATGATATagaaaagtttgaaaaggaaaaattagctgaagaagatattCAAGTAGAAGAGTTTAATTATTATGTGACAAAAAGTTATCAACCAAGGATCTACAACGACTTCATTACTCTGAGAGACGGCTCGAACTATATGGTCAAGCTCTCAATATCTCATGCAATTGCTCAAAGTGTgaagatttctttatttgaGGAGTTGGTAGATAATACTATCGAAGATACTCAGGATATACCGCAAGAAATTGCGTATAGTGGGAAAGTTTCTATGAGCAAAGAGGACATAATGAAAAGCATAGGTGAGCTATTTATCCTAAGAATTAACATAAACTTGCATGGATCGGTTTTAGACTCACCTGAGATTATGTGGTCAGAGCCTCAACTAGAACCTATATATCAAGCAACTAGAGGGTATTTGGAAATCAACCAACGTGTTTCACTTTTGAACCAAAGACTGGAAGTCATCTCGGATCTTCTCCAAATGCTGAAGGAACAACTGGGCCACTCCCATGAGGAGTACCTTGAATTCATTGTTATATTACTGGTCGGTGTGGAAGTGCTGATATCGGTGATAAATATTGTGGTTGACATGTTCGCCAGCCAACGttga
- the NTH1 gene encoding alpha,alpha-trehalase NTH1 produces the protein MSKVNTSQGPVAQGRQRRLSSLSEFNDPFSNAEVYYGPPTDPRKQQKQAKPAKINRTRTMSVFDNVSPFKTTGFGKLQQTRRGSEDDTYSSSQGNRRFFIEDVDKTLNELLAAEDTDKNYQITIEDTGPKVLKVGTANSYGYKHINIRGTYMLSNLLQELTIAKSFGRHHVFLDEARINENPVNRLSRLINTQFWNTLTRRIDLNNIGEIAKDTKIDTPGAKNPRIYVPIDCPEQYEFYIQASQMHPSLKLEVEYLPKKITAEYVKSVNBTPGLLALAMEEHFNPSTGEKTLIGYPYAVPGGRFNELYGWDSYMMALGLLEANKTDVARGMVEHFIFEINHYGKILNANRSYYLCRSQPPFLTEMALVVFKKLGGKSNPDAVNLLKRAYQAAIKEYKTVWTASPRLDPETGLSRYHPNGLGIPPETESDHFDTVLLPYASRHNVSLDDFKQLYNDGKIKEPKLDEFFLHDRGVRESGHDTTYRFEGVCAYLATIDLNALLYKYEVDIANFVKEFCDDKYEDPLDHSITTSDTWKEMAKTRQQKITKYMWDDESGFFFDYNTKIRHRTSYESATTFWALWAGLATKEQAQKMVEKALPKLEMLGGLAACTERSRGPISISRPIRQWDYPFGWAPHQILAWEGLRSYGYVTVASRLAYRWLFMMTKAFVDYNGIVVEKYDVTRGTDPHRVEAEYGNQGADFKGAATEGFGWVNASYTLGLKYMNSHARRALGACIPPISFFSSLRPQERNLYGL, from the coding sequence ATGAGCAAAGTTAATACAAGTCAAGGGCCTGTGGCTCAGGGCCGTCAAAGAAGACTATCATCACTGAGTGAGTTCAACGACCCCTTTTCAAATGCTGAAGTATACTATGGTCCTCCAACAGACCCAAGAAAGCAACAGAAACAGGCAAAGCCCGCCAAAATTAACCGTACAAGAACTATGAGTGTTTTTGATAATGTTTCCCCGTTCAAGACAACTGGATTTGGTAAGCTTCAACAAACTAGGCGTGGTTCTGAAGATGATACTTATTCAAGCAGTCAAGGTAACCGTcgtttctttattgaagaTGTCGATAAGACACTGAACGAACTATTGGCGGCAGAGGACACTGATAAAAATTATCAGATCACTATCGAAGACACCGGTCCAAAGGTCTTGAAAGTCGGTACTGCAAATTCTTATGGTTATAAGCATATCAACATTAGAGGTACATACATGTTGTCCAATCTTTTGCAAGAATTGACCATTGCCAAAAGTTTCGGTAGGCATCACGTCTTTCTAGATGAAGCTCGTATAAATGAAAACCCTGTAAACAGGTTGTCAAGATTGATAAACACCCAATTCTGGAACACTTTAACTAGAAGAATTGATTTGAACAATATAGGTGAGATCGCAAAGGATACCAAGATTGATACTCCAGGGGCCAAAAATCCAAGAATTTATGTTCCTATTGATTGTCCAGAACAATATGAATTCTATATTCAAGCTTCTCAAATGCAtccatctttgaaattagAAGTTGAAtatttaccaaaaaaaattactgCAGAATACGTCAAGTCCGTCAATRATACTCCTGGTTTACTAGCATTAGCCATGGAAGAGCATTTTAACCCTTCTACTGGTGAGAAAACCCTCATTGGTTACCCCTATGCTGTTCCGGGTGGTAGATTCAACGAACTGTACGGTTGGGACTCCTATATGATGGCACTAGGTCTTCTAGAAGCCAATAAGACTGATGTCGCGAGAGGTATGGTAGAGCATTTTATATTCGAAATTAATCACTATgggaaaatattgaatgCTAACAGAAGTTATTATTTATGCAGATCACAACCACCGTTCTTAACCGAAATGGCTTTAGTcgtcttcaaaaaactCGGTGGTAAAAGTAATCCTGATGCGgtgaatttgttgaaaagagcCTATCAAGCTGCCATAAAGGAGTACAAAACCGTTTGGACTGCATCCCCAAGGCTTGACCCAGAAACGGGCTTATCAAGGTACCACCCTAATGGTCTTGGTATTCCTCCAGAAACTGAAAGTGACCATTTTGATACCGTTCTACTACCATATGCATCGAGACACAATGTCTCTTTAGATGATTTCAAGCAACTTTATAATGATGGTAAAATAAAGGAGCCTAAATTGGAtgagttttttcttcatgaCCGTGGTGTTAGGGAATCTGGACATGATACCACGTATAGATTTGAAGGTGTGTGTGCCTACCTGGCCACCATTGACCTAAATGCTCTTCTTTACAAGTATGAAGTCGATATTGCAAATTTCGTGAAGGAATTCTGCGATGATAAATATGAAGATCCTTTGGATCATTCTATAACTACTTCTGATACATGGAAAGAAATGGCCAAAACAAGGCAACAAAAGATTACGAAATATATGTGGGATGACGAGTCAGGCTTTTTCTTCGACTACAATACAAAGATCAGACATAGAACATCGTATGAGTCCGCAACTACATTTTGGGCATTATGGGCTGGCCTTGCTACTAAGGAACAAGCACAGAAAATGGTAGAAAAAGCCTTACCTAAATTGGAAATGCTTGGTGGTCTAGCAGCGTGTACGGAACGTTCCAGAGGCCCAATTTCTATTTCAAGACCAATCAGACAATGGGATTATCCATTTGGTTGGGCTCCTCATCAGATTCTCGCTTGGGAAGGTCTCCGCTCTTATGGGTACGTAACCGTTGCAAGTAGACTAGCTTATAGATGGCTCTTTATGATGACGAAGGCATTTGTTGACTATAATGGTATTGTGGTCGAAAAATATGACGTTACAAGAGGCACAGACCCACATCGTGTTGAAGCGGAATACGGTAATCAAGGTGCAGACTTTAAAGGTGCGGCTACTGAAGGCTTTGGCTGGGTTAATGCCAGCTATACTCTAGGTTTAAAATACATGAACAGTCATGCAAGAAGAGCACTTGGTGCTTGTATTCCTCCGATCTCGTTTTTTAGCAGTTTGAGGCCccaagaaagaaacctCTACGGACTTTAG
- the RPT2 gene encoding proteasome regulatory particle base subunit RPT2, with amino-acid sequence MGQGVSSGQDKKKKKGSNQKPKYEPPVQSKFGRKKRKGGPATAEKLPNIYPSTRCKLKLLRMERIKDHLLLEEEFVSNSEILKPFEKKQEEEKKQLEEIRGNPLSIGTLEEIIDDDHAIVTSPTMPDYYVSILSFVDKELLEPGCSVLLHHKTMSIVGVLQDDADPMVSVMKMDKSPTESYSDIGGLEAQIQEIKESVELPLTHPELYEEMGIKPPKGVILYGAPGTGKTLLAKAVANQTSATFLRIVGSELIQKYLGDGPRLCRQIFKVAGENAPSIVFIDEIDAIGTKRYDSNSGGEKEIQRTMLELLNQLDGFDDRGDVKVIMATNKIETLDPALIRPGRIDRKILFENPDLSTKRKILGIHTSKMNLSEDVNLETLVTTKDDLSGADIQAMCTEAGLLALRERRMQVTAEDFKQAKERVMKNKVEENLEGLYL; translated from the coding sequence ATGGGTCAAGGTGTATCATCAGgacaagacaaaaagaaaaagaagggcTCTAATCAAAAACCCAAATATGAACCGCCTGTTCAATCAAAATTTGGTcgtaaaaaaagaaaaggaggTCCAGCTACAGCTGAGAAATTGCCCAATATATATCCAAGCACTCGTTGTAAATTAAAGCTTCTAAGGATGGAACGAATTAAGGACCATTTGTtactagaagaagaattcgTCTCTAActctgaaattttgaaaccgtttgagaaaaagcaagaggaggaaaagaagcaattggaagaaatacGTGGAAACCCATTGAGCATCGGGACCCTAGAAGAAATCATAGATGACGATCATGCGATAGTAACAAGTCCAACCATGCCAGATTATTACGTATCTATCTTATCCTTTGTCGACAAAGAATTACTAGAGCCTGGTTGTTCGGTACTGTTGCATCATAAAACTATGTCCATTGTAGGCGTTTTACAAGACGATGCTGATCCAATGGTTTCGGTGATGAAAATGGATAAGTCACCAACAGAATCATACAGTGATATCGGTGGTTTAGAAGctcaaattcaagaaataaaggaatCCGTGGAATTACCATTAACTCACCCAGAATTATACGAAGAGATGGGTATCAAACCTCCTAAGGGTGTGATTCTTTACGGTGCTCCAGGTACAGGTAAAACACTGCTTGCAAAAGCTGTTGCAAATCAGACATCTGCAACATTCTTAAGAATTGTCGGCTCTGAGTTGatccaaaaatatttagGAGATGGACCCAGGTTATGTAGGCAAATTTTTAAAGTAGCCGGTGAAAATGCTCCAAGTATTGtcttcattgatgaaatcgATGCTATCGGTACCAAGAGATACGATTCCAACAGTGGtggtgaaaaagaaattcaaagaaccATGTTGGAATTGTTAAATCAGCTGGATGGGTTTGACGATAGAGGTGATGTAAAGGTCATTATGGCTACTAATAAGATCGAGACACTAGATCCAGCATTGATTAGACCTGGTAGAATCGATCGTAAGATTctatttgaaaatccaGATCTGAGTACTAAGAGGAAGATTCTAGGAATTCATACTTCAAAGATGAATCTGAGTGAGGATGTTAATCTTGAAACATTGGTAACGACAAAGGACGATTTATCAGGTGCAGATATCCAAGCTATGTGTACGGAAGCAGGTTTATTAGCTCttagagaaagaagaatgcAAGTCACTGCAGAGGACTTCAAACAAGCTAAGGAAAGAGTCATGAAGAATAAGGTTGAAGAGAATCTAGAAGGTTTATACTTGTGA
- the YRB1 gene encoding Ran GTPase-binding protein YRB1, translated as MSSEDNKPIVEKKEETAPKPPSAAVFSMFGGKKAEKPEAKKDEADTKDEVKKEGEDAPESPDVHFEPVVHLEKVDVKTMEEDEEVLYKVRAKLFRFDADAKEWKERGTGDCKFLKNKKTNKVRILMRRDKTLKICANHIIAPEYTLKPNVGSDRSWVYACTADIAEGDAEAFTFAIRFGSKENADKFKEEFEKAQEINKKD; from the coding sequence ATGTCCAGCGAAGATAACAAACCTattgttgaaaagaaggagGAAACTGCTCCAAAGCCACCTTCCGCCGCCGTCTTCTCCATGTTTGGTGGTAAGAAGGCCGAAAAGCCAGAGGCTAAGAAGGACGAAGCCGACACCAAGGACGAAGTCAAGAAGGAAGGCGAGGATGCCCCAGAATCTCCAGATGTCCATTTCGAACCAGTTGTTCACTTGGAAAAGGTCGATGTTAAGACCatggaagaagatgaagaagttcTTTACAAAGTCAGAGCCAAACTTTTCAGATTCGATGCTGACGCCAAGgaatggaaagaaagaggtACTGGTGACTGTaagttcttgaagaacaagaagaccaACAAGGTCAGAATATTGATGAGAAGGGACAAgactttgaagatttgtGCCAACCACATCATTGCCCCAGAATACACTTTGAAACCTAACGTTGGTTCCGACAGATCCTGGGTATATGCTTGCACAGCCGATATTGCAGAAGGTGACGCTGAAGCTTTCACTTTTGCCATCAGATTTGGCAGTAAAGAAAACGCtgacaaattcaaagaagagtttgaaaaagcccaagaaatcaacaaaaaggaTTAG
- the ATP16 gene encoding F1F0 ATP synthase subunit delta, which translates to MLRSTVGKSTLRSLNFVAKRAYAEAAAATSSLKLQFALPHETLYSGSEVTQVNLPAKSGRIGVLANHVPTVEQLQPGVVEVMEGSKSKKFFISGGFATVQPDSQLCVTAIEAFPLESFSQENIKNLLTEAKKNASSSDAREAAEAAIQIEVLEGLQSVLK; encoded by the coding sequence ATGTTGCGTTCGACTGTTGGCAAAAGCACCCTAAGATCATTGAATTTCGTTGCTAAGCGTGCATATGCTGAAGCTGCCGCTGCAACATCAAGTTTGAAATTGCAATTTGCATTACCACATGAAACTTTATATAGTGGCTCTGAAGTGACTCAAGTAAATCTGCCTGCTAAATCAGGACGTATTGGTGTTTTGGCCAACCACGTTCCTACTGTTGAACAGTTGCAACCAGGTGTCGTTGAAGTTATGGAAGGATCCAAGTCCAAGAAATTCTTCATATCTGGTGGCTTTGCGACAGTTCAACCAGACTCACAATTGTGTGTGACTGCCATTGAAGCTTTCCCATTGGAATCCTTTTCACAAGAGAATATAAAAAACTTACTAACAGAGGCCAAGAAAAATGCAAGTTCATCAGATGCTAGAGAAGCCGCAGAAGCTGCAATCCAAATAGAAGTTTTAGAAGGCCTACAATCTGTGTTGAAGTAA
- the NHP10 gene encoding Nhp10p, which produces MSADEKKHRLEELKDQNVVLGLAIQRSRLSVKRLKLEYGVLLERLESRIELDPELNCEDPLPTLASFKQELLTKPFRKSKTKRHKVKERDPNMPKRPTNAYLLYCEMNKERIRQNGSLDVTRDLAEGWKNLNEQDRKPYYKLYSEDRERYQMEMEVYNKKISSTDADDDKEESEQKIKNNEEKSPTKVDEIKEGEEEALIASN; this is translated from the coding sequence ATGTCAGCTGACGAAAAAAAGCACAGActtgaagaattgaaagatCAGAATGTGGTGCTTGGACTTGCAATCCAAAGATCACGGCTTTCAGTTAAAAGACTTAAATTGGAGTACGGCGTTTTATTGGAAAGGTTGGAATCTAGGATAGAGCTTGATCCCGAGCTAAATTGCGAAGATCCATTGCCAACTCTGGCCTCATTCAAGCAGGAACTGTTGACAAAACCTTTCCGAAAAtcgaaaaccaaaagacaTAAAGTAAAGGAAAGGGATCCAAATATGCCCAAGAGACCTACAAATGCTTATTTGTTATATTGTGAAATGAACAAAGAGAGGATCAGGCAGAATGGGTCTCTTGACGTGACAAGAGATTTGGCTGAGGGTTGGAAAAATCTCAACGAACAGGATAGGAAACCGTACTATAAACTCTATAGCGAAGATAGAGAAAGATACCAGATGGAAATGGAAGTATacaataagaaaatatctAGTACAGATGCAGATGacgataaagaagaaagtgaacaaaagataaaaaacaacgaaGAAAAGTCACCCACGAAAGTAGATGAGATTAAAGAgggtgaagaagaagcgcTGATTGCCTCTAACTAG
- the MED2 gene encoding Med2p, which produces MVVQNTPVPSVHTSSSLEQGKSTKTTTYKNKLTVCFDDILKVGAEMMMQQQLKNVQLDSYLVNGFSQSQQKLLKEKVKLFHGILDDLETSLNQSSSYVKTLTALGREKEKEREEAEMRKAEEENLRKLKEQEELKKRHELEEASQQQQQQQQQQLKQQQNPKESDGLGLDFSAAAPSSAVGTNHRRQNNQEHGSLQPSNQIQSENTNNAPTSGTNFSPVAATQSQGQQGQPSDAMFNDLNSMDISMFSGLDNAAFDSTAFNAPANGTKGLEDSNLSNTNNDINIPSANNNMSTNTSSNSNKNNNININSNNSNNSNNNDNDNNNNDNNNNNSNDNNNTSNNGNNIGSSDLQTANVPNTGDNPPPADNGDEYLTLNDFNDLNIDWSTTGDNGELDLGGFSI; this is translated from the coding sequence ATGGTAGTGCAAAATACTCCGGTTCCATCCGTTCATACATCTAGTTCACTAGAACAAGGAAAAAGTACAAAGACAACGACATATAAGAACAAGCTTACCGTTTGTTTTGATGATATCTTGAAAGTTGGAGCAGAAATGATGATGCAACagcaattgaaaaatgtacAGTTAGATTCTTACCTTGTTAATGGTTTTAGTCAATCTCAACAAAAATtgttaaaagaaaaagtcaaaTTATTTCACGGAATTCTGGATGATTTAGAGACTTCTTTGAATCAGAGCTCTTCATACGTAAAGACTCTCACAGCACTAGGAAGagagaaggaaaaggaaagggAAGAAGCTGAAATGAGAAAGGCTGAGGAGGAAAATCTGAGAAAACTTaaagagcaagaagaattgaagaaacgTCATGAACTAGAAGAAGCTTcccaacaacaacaacaacaacaacaacaacagctgaagcagcagcaaaaTCCAAAGGAGAGCGATGGTCTCGGCCTTGATTTTTCCGCAGCAGCACCTTCAAGCGCAGTAGGTACCAACCATAGGAGGCAAAATAACCAAGAACATGGATCTCTCCAACCCTCTAACCAAATACAAAGTGAAAACACAAATAATGCTCCTACTAGTGGCACCAATTTCTCCCCTGTAGCCGCTACTCAGAGTCAGGGTCAGCAAGGGCAGCCTTCGGATGCAATGTTTAATGATTTAAATTCCATGGACATTTCGATGTTTTCAGGACTCGATAATGCGGCTTTCGACTCAACAGCCTTCAATGCACCAGCGAATGGTACAAAGGGTCTTGAAGATAGTAATTTATCTAATACTAACAATGATATTAACATACCCTCCgctaataataatatgaGCACAAATACCAGTAGCAATAGcaacaagaataataaCATTAACATTAACAGCAACAATAGCAACaatagcaacaacaacgataacgacaacaacaacaacgacaacaataacaacaacagcaatgACAACAATAACACCAGTAACAATGGAAACAATATAGGCAGTAGTGACTTACAGACAGCAAACGTCCCCAATACTGGAGATAACCCCCCTCCAGCTGACAACGGTGATGAATATTTGACATTAAATGATTTCAACGACTTGAATATCGACTGGTCAACAACAGGGGATAATGGCGAGTTGGACCTTGGTGGCTTCAGTATATAG